TATGACGTTGAGCCGTGGCAGGCGCGGATGCATGTGTTGTTGCTTGAGCGGACGCACGCTCAGTTTTATGAGGTGTTCGGGCAGGGCGACTTTGCGTTGCGGCCCTTGGGCGAACGGCTGGTGTGTCTGCTGTTTGCCGAGCAGGCTGATTTTGTGGATTACGGGCGGGCAGCGGACGGAATGGACCTTTCGTGGACGGGCGGCTACTACTCGGCGCGGACGAATCGCGTGGCGTTGTTTCAACGGGGTTGGCCGGAGCAGCAGCCGGATGTGGTGGACGCCGAGCCGGCGATGGCGCTGGTCGACCGCGAGCGTGAGGCCGATCAGCCGACGCTTCGGTTCAGCGCACTCGAGCCGGCGGCGAGCGATCATCGAGCCGACGGGCTGGCGAGCACGGTGCATGAAGCGGCGCATCAGCTGGCGTTCAACAGCGGGTTGCAGTCGCGTGGCGTGATGTATCCGCTGTGGGTGTCGGAAGGCCTGGCGATCAGTTTCGAGACGCAGAACCCCAGCAAGGCATTCGGGCCGGCGTACATCAACGAGCCGCGGCGGGCGGATCTTCGCGTTGCGCGCGAGGCGGGACGTTTGATGGAGTTGGAGCAGTTTGTCAGCCTGGTTCGGCCGCCGGTGGATGATGCGGCGATGGTTCGCGCGGTGTATGCCCAGGCTTGGGCGTTGTTTCATCATCTGTACAACCACGAGCCGAAGGCGTTGCGCGGTTATCTTGGTCGACTGGCAGACCTGCCGCCCGGCCGACGTAGCGCCCACGTGCTGCGGCGGGAGTTTGTCAGCGCGTTCGGCCCGCTGGAGCAGTTCGGCGATGCATGGCAGGCTCACCTGGTCGCGTTGACTGCTGAGTGATGTGCTTTGGGCGCCCTGCCGCATTGGGCCGGGCACCCACGGATGCAATCCGTGGGCTTTGGGGGGTTGACTGGAGTTCCCAATCGTAAACAACCGCGGCCGGGGTGATGCCCAGGCCGCGGTTGCGTTGTGTGTGAACGGTTATTTTCGTTCGACCGATCAGGCCGCGTTCAGCCGACGTCGGCGGATGCGGTGGATGGCACCCAGTGCACCGAACAGGGCCATGCCACCCCACGCGGCGGCGGGCACGGGGACCACGGCACCGGTGGGCATGATCTGAGCGTAGAGGTCGTGCTTTTTGGTCCACAGCTTCTTGGTTGTGAAGCTGTTGTAGAAGTTTTCGCCATCATTGCTGAACCCGAGCAGGTCGAGCTGGTATTCGTAGTTGCCGGCCCAGAACGTGGTGGACGCGGCGCTGCCGAGGTCCAGTTCGAGGCTGTCGGAGAGGACCCGGAGGGTCACGTCCATGTCGAACGCGAGCGTCTGGTTGCCGAGGCCGCTGGGGTCGCTGAAGCTCAGTTCGGTGGTGATGGGCAGGTGGTAGTTGCCGGGAAAGAACAGGTTGTTCATGCTGTGGTTAGTGTGCCGAACGCGTGAGATTTTGAACGGCTGACTGGCGGAGACGTTGTTGAAGTTCTGGTTTTGGAGCGAGATGGTGCTCTTGCCCCATGAGAACGGGCTGTCGCCGCCGACCTGGATCGAGCTTGATCCGTTGGCGTCAAAGGTTGACACGGCCTGGCCGCTGAACTGCGAGCTGGCCATGGCGGGCGCGGCG
The Phycisphaerales bacterium AB-hyl4 genome window above contains:
- a CDS encoding DUF1570 domain-containing protein, which encodes MAVPEERRQVTPTTLEPLAAHFGDEPRAYRSPHFVLLYDVEPWQARMHVLLLERTHAQFYEVFGQGDFALRPLGERLVCLLFAEQADFVDYGRAADGMDLSWTGGYYSARTNRVALFQRGWPEQQPDVVDAEPAMALVDREREADQPTLRFSALEPAASDHRADGLASTVHEAAHQLAFNSGLQSRGVMYPLWVSEGLAISFETQNPSKAFGPAYINEPRRADLRVAREAGRLMELEQFVSLVRPPVDDAAMVRAVYAQAWALFHHLYNHEPKALRGYLGRLADLPPGRRSAHVLRREFVSAFGPLEQFGDAWQAHLVALTAE
- a CDS encoding choice-of-anchor K domain-containing protein codes for the protein MNAISTRPLRSLCTATLIVGLAAVAMPAAPAMASSQFSGQAVSTFDANGSSSIQVGGDSPFSWGKSTISLQNQNFNNVSASQPFKISRVRHTNHSMNNLFFPGNYHLPITTELSFSDPSGLGNQTLAFDMDVTLRVLSDSLELDLGSAASTTFWAGNYEYQLDLLGFSNDGENFYNSFTTKKLWTKKHDLYAQIMPTGAVVPVPAAAWGGMALFGALGAIHRIRRRRLNAA